Proteins from a single region of Alloscardovia omnicolens:
- a CDS encoding acetate kinase — MAKTVLVINSGSSSIKYQLVDLESGEGLASGLVEKIGEPVQGIYTHKFNGDKHVFEDEVIANHEQGLKRVLGFFDEYGPNLKEYDLVAVGHRVVQGGSVFPTPALVTEENIAKVKDLAVLAPLHNGPEAVGAEVMTRLLPDVPQGFVFDSSFFFQLPEASATYALNKEVADKYQIRRYGAHGTSHEFIGQVAPEVAGKPAEGLKQIVLHIGNGASVSAQISGKPVETSMGLTPLEGLMMGSRTGDIDPAAVFHLIRNAGMNVDELDTLFNKKSGLMGMTGHGDMREVLALRDGGDETAALAIDMYVHRIVGYIGNYTAQMGGLDVITFTAGVGENSDPIRAMVCEKLAPFGIKIDAEKNATRSSDPRVISTPDSSVTVCVIPTNEELAIAQKVAKLAVEGDAYGNKFNA; from the coding sequence GTGGCAAAGACTGTACTCGTTATTAATTCTGGTTCCAGCTCTATTAAGTATCAGCTGGTTGATTTGGAAAGCGGCGAAGGTCTGGCTTCCGGTCTGGTAGAGAAAATTGGTGAACCAGTTCAAGGTATTTACACTCATAAGTTCAATGGCGACAAGCATGTCTTCGAAGATGAAGTTATCGCCAACCATGAGCAAGGTTTGAAGCGTGTTCTCGGATTCTTCGATGAATATGGTCCAAACTTGAAGGAATACGATCTCGTAGCTGTGGGTCACCGTGTGGTTCAGGGCGGTTCTGTGTTCCCAACTCCTGCTTTGGTTACTGAAGAGAATATTGCTAAGGTCAAGGATCTTGCTGTTCTTGCGCCTTTGCACAATGGCCCTGAGGCTGTAGGTGCTGAGGTGATGACTCGCCTGTTACCAGACGTACCACAAGGATTCGTTTTTGACAGCTCCTTCTTCTTCCAACTTCCAGAAGCTTCTGCAACCTATGCTTTGAATAAGGAAGTTGCTGACAAGTATCAGATTCGTCGCTACGGTGCTCACGGCACTTCTCACGAATTCATTGGTCAAGTTGCTCCTGAAGTTGCTGGTAAGCCAGCTGAAGGTTTGAAGCAGATTGTATTGCACATCGGTAATGGTGCTTCTGTATCTGCACAGATTTCTGGTAAGCCTGTAGAAACTTCCATGGGTTTGACTCCTTTGGAAGGTTTGATGATGGGCTCACGTACTGGTGATATTGATCCAGCTGCAGTATTCCACTTGATTCGTAACGCTGGCATGAACGTGGACGAACTCGATACCCTGTTCAATAAAAAGTCTGGCTTGATGGGTATGACTGGACACGGTGATATGCGTGAAGTTTTGGCTTTGCGTGATGGCGGTGACGAAACAGCAGCCTTGGCTATCGATATGTATGTGCACCGTATTGTCGGTTACATTGGAAACTACACTGCTCAAATGGGCGGTTTGGATGTGATTACCTTTACTGCTGGTGTGGGTGAAAATTCTGATCCAATCCGTGCAATGGTATGCGAGAAGCTTGCTCCATTTGGCATAAAGATTGATGCTGAGAAGAATGCTACTCGTTCTTCTGATCCTCGCGTTATTTCTACTCCAGATAGCTCTGTAACGGTCTGTGTTATTCCAACCAATGAAGAGTTGGCTATTGCTCAGAAGGTAGCAAAGCTGGCTGTAGAAGGCGATGCTTACGGCAATAAGTTCAACGCTTAA
- a CDS encoding phosphoketolase: MTSPVIGTPWKKLDAPVSEEALEGVDKYWRASNYLSIGQIYLRSNPLMKEPFTREDVKHRLVGHWGTTPGLNFLIGHINRLIADHGQNTVIIMGPGHGGPAGTAQSYLDGTYTEYFPEITKDEAGLQKFFRQFSYPGGIPSHYAPETPGSIHEGGELGYALSHAYGAVMNNPSLFVPAIVGDGEAETGPLATGWQSNKLVNPRTDGIVLPILHLNGYKIANPTILARISDEELHEFFHGMGYEPYEFVAGFDDEDAMSIHRRFAELFETVFDEICDIKATAQTNDVDRPFYPMIIFRTPKGWTCPKFIDGKKTEGSWRSHQVPLASARDTEEHFQVLKNWLESYKPEELFTEDGAIRPEVTAFMPEGELRIGENPNANGGRIREELDLPAIEDYEVTEVKEFGHGWGQLEATRKLGEYTRDIIKRNPDSFRIFGPDETASNRLQAAYEVTKKQWDNGYLSELVDENMAVTGQITEQLSEHQMEGFLEAYLLTGRHGIWSSYESFVHVIDSMLNQHAKWLEATVREIPWRKPISSMNLLVSSHVWRQDHNGFSHQDPGVIDILLNKNFNNDHVVGIYFPVDSNMLLAVSEKAYKSTNKINAIIAGKQPAATWLTLDEAKAELEKGAAEWKWASNAEGDDVDIVLASIGDVPTQELMAAADKLKDYGVKYKFVNVVDLLAIQNASENDEALSDEEFTELFTADKPVLMAYHAYAREVRSLIWDRPNHDNFNIHGYEEQGSTTTPFDMVRVNNIDRYELTAEALRAVDADKFAAEIEKLEAFRTEAFQFAVDNGYDHPDYTDWVWFGVQTEKPGAVSATAATAGDNE, translated from the coding sequence ATGACTAGTCCTGTAATCGGTACTCCATGGAAGAAGCTGGACGCTCCAGTTTCTGAGGAGGCTTTGGAAGGCGTAGACAAGTACTGGCGTGCTTCTAACTACCTATCCATTGGTCAAATCTACCTTCGTAGCAATCCTTTGATGAAGGAACCATTCACCCGCGAAGACGTAAAGCATCGTCTCGTAGGTCACTGGGGAACCACTCCTGGTTTGAACTTCCTCATTGGTCACATTAACCGTCTCATCGCTGATCACGGACAGAACACTGTTATCATCATGGGTCCTGGTCACGGTGGACCAGCTGGAACTGCTCAGTCTTACCTCGACGGTACTTACACTGAGTACTTCCCAGAAATCACCAAGGATGAAGCTGGCTTGCAGAAGTTCTTCCGCCAGTTCTCTTACCCAGGTGGTATCCCATCTCACTATGCTCCAGAGACTCCAGGTTCTATCCACGAAGGTGGCGAGCTTGGTTATGCTCTCTCCCACGCTTATGGCGCTGTTATGAACAACCCAAGCCTCTTCGTTCCAGCAATTGTTGGTGACGGTGAAGCTGAAACTGGTCCTTTGGCTACAGGTTGGCAGTCCAATAAGCTCGTAAACCCACGCACCGATGGTATCGTTTTGCCAATCTTGCACCTCAACGGCTACAAGATTGCTAACCCAACCATCCTTGCTCGTATCTCTGACGAAGAACTCCACGAGTTCTTCCACGGTATGGGTTACGAACCATACGAGTTCGTTGCTGGTTTCGATGATGAAGATGCAATGAGCATCCACCGTCGTTTCGCTGAGCTCTTCGAAACTGTATTCGATGAGATCTGCGACATCAAGGCAACAGCTCAGACTAACGATGTTGATCGTCCATTCTACCCAATGATCATCTTCCGCACCCCTAAGGGTTGGACTTGCCCTAAGTTCATCGACGGTAAGAAGACTGAAGGTTCTTGGCGTTCTCACCAGGTGCCATTGGCATCTGCTCGTGATACTGAAGAGCACTTCCAGGTACTCAAGAACTGGCTCGAATCCTACAAGCCAGAAGAACTCTTCACTGAAGATGGCGCAATCCGTCCAGAAGTTACTGCTTTCATGCCTGAAGGCGAACTGCGTATTGGTGAAAATCCAAACGCTAACGGTGGTCGTATCCGCGAAGAGCTCGACCTGCCAGCAATCGAAGATTACGAAGTAACTGAGGTTAAGGAATTCGGTCACGGTTGGGGTCAGCTCGAGGCAACTCGTAAGCTCGGTGAGTACACTCGCGACATCATCAAGCGCAACCCAGATAGCTTCCGCATCTTCGGACCAGATGAGACTGCATCTAACCGTTTGCAGGCTGCATACGAAGTAACCAAGAAGCAGTGGGATAACGGCTACCTCTCTGAACTCGTTGATGAGAACATGGCTGTAACTGGTCAGATTACTGAGCAGCTCTCTGAGCATCAGATGGAAGGCTTCCTTGAAGCTTACCTGCTCACCGGTCGTCACGGTATCTGGAGCTCCTACGAGTCCTTCGTACACGTAATCGACTCCATGCTCAACCAGCACGCTAAGTGGCTCGAAGCAACTGTTCGTGAGATTCCATGGCGTAAGCCAATCTCTTCCATGAACTTGCTTGTTTCTTCCCACGTATGGCGTCAGGATCACAACGGCTTCAGCCACCAGGATCCAGGTGTGATTGACATCTTGCTCAACAAGAACTTCAACAACGATCACGTTGTTGGCATCTACTTCCCAGTTGATTCCAACATGTTGCTTGCTGTTTCTGAGAAGGCATACAAGTCCACCAACAAGATCAACGCTATCATCGCAGGTAAGCAGCCAGCTGCAACTTGGTTGACTCTCGATGAAGCTAAGGCAGAACTCGAAAAGGGTGCTGCTGAGTGGAAGTGGGCTTCCAACGCTGAAGGCGACGATGTTGACATCGTGCTCGCTTCTATCGGCGACGTTCCAACTCAGGAACTTATGGCAGCTGCTGACAAGCTCAAGGATTACGGCGTAAAGTACAAGTTCGTCAACGTTGTAGACTTGCTTGCAATCCAGAATGCTTCTGAGAACGACGAAGCTCTCTCCGATGAAGAGTTCACTGAGCTCTTCACTGCAGACAAGCCAGTTCTCATGGCATACCATGCATATGCTCGTGAGGTACGTTCCCTCATCTGGGATCGTCCAAACCACGACAACTTCAATATTCATGGTTACGAAGAGCAGGGTTCCACCACCACCCCATTTGACATGGTGCGTGTGAACAACATCGATCGCTACGAGCTCACTGCTGAAGCACTCCGTGCTGTAGATGCAGATAAGTTCGCCGCAGAAATCGAAAAGCTCGAAGCATTCCGTACCGAAGCATTCCAGTTCGCTGTGGACAACGGTTACGATCACCCAGACTACACTGACTGGGTATGGTTCGGCGTTCAGACTGAAAAGCCAGGTGCTGTATCTGCAACAGCTGCAACCGCAGGTGACAACGAGTAG
- a CDS encoding ABC transporter permease, with product MNEIGRYQRAETVGIFTAIATGIAVSYATFVYLRTAQAIWLLTSRRIIMTSVFLACCAAVVFVLGYTRNGFRHERKTFLRLLRRSGETISLTAVYMVSIGLISAAIQMFIAQILGRSFAQYQLPVVSFMACVVGYLVYVQAALMTSRTIATLLPVFVISGVTLAGMTSDDPVWWKNNFSQLGDRTTFAANIFNFTVVLAGATMMIISYFAVSEITTQHRLFERHFKELPENREFLARRAVLAVLLATASLMFMGIGLFRYSPHPILHNVFARGIALPMTLLMVCMPWLVQQMSLAFYFVSDFILAVIVGAYIYWYQGHTSLTNVEALAAILFMGWFILFSRQIAALESDRLAALVSMPENIVQKMGHSRLDNQN from the coding sequence ATGAATGAAATAGGTCGGTATCAGCGTGCCGAAACTGTTGGGATTTTTACAGCAATTGCCACCGGAATAGCTGTATCATACGCGACATTCGTCTATCTGCGCACGGCGCAAGCTATTTGGTTGCTCACCAGTCGTCGAATCATTATGACCTCTGTTTTTCTCGCTTGTTGTGCTGCAGTTGTTTTTGTTTTGGGATATACGCGCAATGGTTTTCGTCATGAAAGGAAAACCTTTTTACGTCTTCTTCGTCGCAGCGGTGAAACGATTTCTTTAACCGCAGTGTATATGGTGTCCATCGGATTGATTTCTGCAGCGATTCAAATGTTTATCGCGCAAATTTTAGGGCGTTCGTTTGCGCAGTATCAGTTGCCGGTAGTGTCTTTTATGGCGTGCGTGGTCGGTTATTTAGTATACGTGCAAGCAGCTTTGATGACTTCGCGTACTATTGCAACTCTGCTTCCCGTTTTTGTTATTTCGGGTGTTACTTTGGCAGGCATGACCAGTGATGATCCGGTGTGGTGGAAGAATAATTTCTCCCAACTCGGTGACCGTACCACCTTTGCCGCTAATATTTTTAACTTCACCGTTGTGCTAGCTGGGGCAACAATGATGATTATTAGCTATTTTGCGGTTTCAGAGATAACTACTCAACATCGTTTATTTGAACGACATTTTAAAGAGCTGCCTGAGAATCGAGAATTCTTAGCCCGTCGTGCAGTCTTGGCGGTATTGCTGGCTACTGCATCACTGATGTTTATGGGTATCGGTTTATTCCGGTACAGTCCGCATCCTATTTTGCATAATGTGTTTGCTCGTGGCATTGCGCTGCCCATGACTTTGCTGATGGTGTGTATGCCGTGGCTTGTTCAGCAAATGTCTCTTGCTTTTTATTTTGTATCTGATTTTATTCTCGCCGTTATTGTTGGGGCTTATATTTACTGGTATCAAGGGCATACATCTCTGACCAACGTAGAAGCCTTGGCTGCTATTTTATTTATGGGCTGGTTTATTTTGTTCTCACGCCAAATTGCTGCCTTAGAATCTGACCGTTTAGCAGCTTTGGTGAGTATGCCTGAAAATATCGTTCAGAAAATGGGACACTCTCGTTTGGACAATCAGAACTAA
- the guaA gene encoding glutamine-hydrolyzing GMP synthase, whose amino-acid sequence MAKGPVLVIDFGAQYAQLIARRVREAHVYSEIVPHTISAQELKAKDPQAIILSGGPASVYVEGAPLLDPAIFDLDIPMLGICYGFQVMAHQLGGVVDKAALGEYGKTSAVIDDARSILAGSPQEQSTWMSHGVAVKQAPAGFDVLAHTEGAPVAAMANTERGLFGVQWHPEVKHTPLGQDILENFLHNEAGLDRSWDSSSIIEEQVAKIRAQVGDARVICGLSGGVDSAVAAALVHKAIGDQLTCVFVDHGLLRKGEVEQVKKDFVEATGIKLVTVDASDEFLNALEGVSDPERKRKIIGEKFIRTFEKATRQIVSDVAEEGGEIKFLVQGTLYPDVVESGGGAGAANIKSHHNVGGLPDDLQFELVEPLRTLFKDEVRAVGTELGLPEEMVWRQPFPGPGLGIRIVGEITRERLAVLREADAIAREELSKAGLDRDIWQCPVVLLADVHSVGVQGDERTYGSPIVLRPVSSEDAMTADWSRVPYDVLAQISTRITNECREINRVVLDVTSKPPATIEWE is encoded by the coding sequence ATGGCGAAGGGCCCTGTATTAGTTATCGATTTTGGTGCTCAGTATGCTCAGCTCATTGCTCGCCGCGTTCGCGAAGCACATGTTTATTCTGAGATTGTTCCTCATACCATTAGTGCTCAGGAACTGAAAGCTAAGGATCCTCAAGCTATTATTCTTTCTGGCGGTCCTGCTTCTGTATATGTAGAAGGTGCGCCTTTACTCGATCCAGCCATTTTTGATCTGGATATTCCTATGCTGGGAATCTGCTACGGCTTCCAAGTGATGGCTCACCAACTGGGCGGCGTGGTAGATAAAGCCGCTCTGGGGGAGTACGGTAAAACTTCTGCTGTTATTGATGATGCACGTAGTATTCTTGCTGGCTCTCCTCAAGAGCAGTCTACGTGGATGAGTCATGGTGTGGCTGTGAAGCAAGCACCTGCTGGTTTTGATGTTTTGGCACATACAGAAGGTGCTCCAGTAGCTGCTATGGCTAATACTGAGCGTGGATTATTTGGTGTGCAGTGGCATCCTGAAGTTAAGCACACTCCTTTGGGACAAGATATTCTTGAGAACTTTTTGCATAATGAAGCAGGCTTAGATCGTAGCTGGGATTCGTCATCAATTATTGAAGAGCAGGTTGCTAAAATCCGTGCTCAAGTGGGCGATGCTCGTGTTATTTGCGGCTTGTCCGGTGGTGTAGATTCTGCTGTGGCTGCTGCGTTAGTGCATAAGGCTATTGGCGATCAACTCACTTGCGTTTTCGTCGATCATGGTTTGCTGCGTAAAGGCGAGGTTGAACAGGTTAAGAAGGACTTTGTAGAAGCAACAGGCATCAAGCTGGTTACTGTTGACGCTTCTGATGAATTCTTAAATGCTTTGGAAGGTGTGTCCGATCCTGAGCGCAAACGCAAGATTATTGGCGAAAAGTTTATTCGTACCTTCGAGAAGGCAACACGTCAAATTGTGTCTGACGTGGCTGAGGAAGGTGGAGAAATTAAGTTTCTCGTGCAAGGCACCTTATATCCAGATGTTGTAGAGTCGGGTGGTGGTGCTGGAGCTGCCAATATTAAGAGCCATCATAATGTGGGTGGTTTGCCTGATGATTTGCAATTCGAGTTGGTTGAGCCTTTGCGTACCTTGTTTAAGGACGAAGTACGCGCTGTGGGAACTGAGTTGGGCTTGCCAGAAGAAATGGTGTGGCGTCAGCCATTCCCAGGTCCTGGTCTTGGCATTCGTATTGTGGGTGAGATTACTCGCGAACGTTTGGCTGTATTACGTGAAGCTGATGCAATTGCCCGTGAAGAATTGTCTAAAGCTGGCTTGGATCGCGATATTTGGCAGTGCCCAGTTGTGTTGCTAGCTGATGTGCATTCCGTGGGTGTGCAGGGAGATGAGCGCACCTATGGTTCGCCAATTGTTTTGCGTCCAGTAAGCTCTGAGGATGCTATGACTGCTGATTGGTCTCGTGTGCCTTACGATGTTTTGGCTCAGATTTCTACACGCATTACAAATGAGTGCCGTGAAATTAACCGCGTGGTTTTGGATGTGACTTCTAAGCCACCTGCCACGATTGAGTGGGAATAA
- the hisN gene encoding histidinol-phosphatase — translation MTKISANTPYYEDLVHALEFADAADAISMARFGALDLHVDTKPDHTPVTDADRAVERSIRDGIASYHADDAVYGEELGKQDSTGRRWIIDPIDGTKNFVRGVPVWATLIGFQVGQELVASVVSAPALGFRWFALRGAGAFMGSSIDEAEPIHVSQVSRLEDASLSFSSLSGWKERGNREQVIALTDDVWRLRGYGDFWQYMLVAQGAVDIAAEPELDLYDMAALVPIVTEAGGCFTDLDGNPGPWGGCALATNGLLHEEVLQRLQIK, via the coding sequence ATGACTAAGATTAGCGCAAATACTCCATATTATGAGGACTTAGTTCATGCTCTTGAATTTGCTGATGCTGCTGATGCTATAAGCATGGCGCGTTTTGGTGCTCTTGATTTACACGTAGATACCAAGCCAGATCATACACCTGTTACTGATGCTGATCGCGCTGTTGAGCGCTCTATTCGAGATGGTATTGCTTCTTATCATGCAGATGATGCTGTGTACGGTGAAGAATTAGGTAAACAAGATAGCACTGGTAGGCGCTGGATTATTGATCCAATAGATGGAACGAAGAATTTTGTACGTGGCGTGCCAGTATGGGCAACTCTGATTGGTTTTCAGGTGGGGCAGGAGCTTGTGGCATCTGTGGTATCCGCTCCAGCTTTAGGCTTTAGATGGTTTGCTCTTCGTGGTGCGGGGGCTTTTATGGGCTCTAGCATTGATGAGGCTGAGCCTATTCATGTTTCTCAGGTTTCTCGTCTTGAAGATGCTTCGCTCTCTTTCTCATCGCTATCGGGGTGGAAAGAGCGAGGCAATCGCGAACAAGTCATTGCTCTCACCGATGACGTATGGCGTTTGCGCGGATACGGAGATTTTTGGCAGTATATGTTGGTGGCTCAAGGGGCTGTGGATATTGCTGCAGAGCCAGAGTTAGACCTTTATGATATGGCTGCTTTGGTTCCTATTGTGACAGAAGCTGGCGGATGTTTTACTGATTTAGATGGCAATCCTGGGCCGTGGGGAGGCTGTGCACTAGCTACCAACGGGCTGTTACATGAAGAAGTTTTACAGCGATTGCAGATAAAATAA
- the aroA gene encoding 3-phosphoshikimate 1-carboxyvinyltransferase: MTTLCDPWPAPLATHPLDATVDIPGSKSLSNRYIILAALGSQPVRLEGLLRSRDTELMMTALEQLGVRCQIDEEVDTTVTVIPPSSGVFSGHCTVYCGLAGTVMRFVPALALYADGPVTFDGDEQAYKRPMKPVLDGLEQLGARVEYLGAEGFLPFTITPPDVRSGAQEISIDSSQSSQFISGLLLAASRWPDQVQITHTGDTLPSMPHIRMTMDDMCRAGAMVHYADKTWAVPGGEIQLPSSVVVEPDLSNAAPFVCAALIAGGTVRVPRWPEHSTQPGALLPDFLRAFGAHVDYDASARVLSVSGTGNICGVGTLDLSPAGEVAPTLAAVAALADSDSVFTGIAHLRGHETDRLQALVAEISRCGGSAEETSDGLAIHAVPRASLHGAVMETYADHRMATFAAMIGLVIPDIQVVNVATTRKTIPDFVGMWTTMLKEDAND; encoded by the coding sequence ATGACTACTCTTTGTGATCCATGGCCAGCGCCATTAGCAACACATCCGCTCGATGCAACTGTGGATATTCCGGGCAGTAAATCCTTATCGAATCGCTATATTATTTTGGCAGCTTTAGGATCTCAGCCCGTTCGTCTTGAAGGATTATTGCGTTCGCGTGATACCGAATTGATGATGACAGCCTTAGAACAGTTGGGTGTACGTTGCCAGATTGATGAAGAAGTAGACACCACGGTTACTGTTATTCCGCCATCAAGTGGTGTTTTCTCCGGCCATTGCACGGTGTATTGCGGTTTGGCTGGTACGGTTATGCGCTTTGTGCCTGCTTTGGCGTTATATGCGGACGGTCCAGTCACCTTTGATGGTGATGAGCAGGCGTATAAGCGTCCTATGAAGCCGGTACTGGATGGCTTAGAGCAATTAGGGGCACGAGTTGAATATCTCGGTGCTGAAGGCTTTTTACCATTTACTATTACGCCTCCAGACGTGCGTAGCGGAGCGCAAGAGATTAGCATTGATTCTTCGCAATCGTCCCAGTTTATTTCTGGACTTTTATTGGCGGCATCGCGCTGGCCTGATCAGGTGCAGATTACTCATACGGGCGACACTTTGCCAAGTATGCCACATATTCGCATGACGATGGATGATATGTGCCGTGCGGGAGCCATGGTGCATTATGCGGACAAAACATGGGCGGTTCCGGGCGGCGAGATTCAACTTCCTAGCAGCGTTGTGGTGGAACCTGATTTGTCGAATGCTGCTCCTTTTGTGTGCGCTGCTTTGATTGCTGGCGGTACAGTGCGCGTGCCTCGCTGGCCGGAACATTCCACGCAGCCAGGCGCGTTATTGCCAGACTTTTTACGTGCTTTTGGAGCCCATGTAGATTATGATGCATCGGCTCGTGTGCTCAGTGTGAGCGGCACGGGGAATATTTGTGGTGTGGGAACACTTGATTTAAGCCCTGCCGGGGAGGTTGCTCCAACCTTGGCGGCTGTAGCGGCTTTGGCGGATTCTGATTCTGTGTTCACGGGTATTGCACATTTGCGCGGACATGAAACTGATCGTTTGCAGGCTTTGGTTGCGGAGATTTCACGCTGTGGCGGATCGGCTGAAGAAACTTCTGACGGTTTAGCTATTCACGCTGTGCCGCGAGCATCATTGCATGGTGCGGTAATGGAAACGTATGCCGATCATAGAATGGCTACTTTTGCCGCGATGATTGGTCTGGTTATTCCCGATATTCAAGTCGTTAATGTAGCAACCACGCGCAAAACTATTCCAGATTTTGTAGGTATGTGGACGACAATGTTAAAGGAAGATGCAAATGACTAA
- the pta gene encoding phosphate acetyltransferase: MRVKTVFIASPEGQNGRNVVAAGVTAALSSQYATATFRPIVCHKDTFTPELIKIGSVEQSFESSRVLCPNRATADHEAARADISRSWENFIAKTNPEAVVVTGQDHRDVFDPESFVLDLQIAADLQSPVFLAICCIPRTPRQVRLTVDACMRQVEKRGCSVAGVFITGLDTQNTEKAEGISSELAGLSVPHWVIPAHACKTAEDMPGALSVFEGTAPTSEVLAALDVPFTTPTTQYTFQAQLLTKAAADKQTIVLPEGEEDRIIQAADYLLERDIVNLIIVGNQESIIERAQQLDLQSISKARFQSMDDPTVLEPMIAKLVELRGHKGMTEEKARTTLADPSYFGTMLVVLGQADGLVSGSVNSTANTVRPALQVIKTKPGQSLVSGAFLMCFEDHVAVFADCAINLNPNADQLAQIALQSAQTARSFGLEPRVGMLSYSTLGSGSGPDVDLVTEATEKLTAMDPELSVVGPIQFDAAWSPEVARTKAKGSDVAGHVNVFVFPSLSAGNIGYKAVQRSSGALAIGPVLQGLNKPVNDLSRGATVNDIINTIALTAVYASQDK, translated from the coding sequence ATTAGAGTGAAAACAGTATTTATTGCAAGTCCCGAAGGACAAAATGGTAGGAATGTTGTAGCGGCAGGTGTTACTGCAGCTTTATCAAGTCAATACGCAACTGCTACATTCCGACCTATCGTATGTCATAAAGATACCTTCACTCCTGAACTCATAAAAATCGGTTCTGTTGAGCAATCTTTCGAATCCTCACGCGTATTATGCCCAAACCGTGCAACAGCCGATCATGAAGCCGCACGTGCAGATATTTCTCGTTCATGGGAAAACTTTATCGCAAAAACAAACCCAGAAGCCGTAGTAGTTACTGGACAAGATCATCGTGATGTTTTTGATCCAGAAAGTTTTGTTCTTGATCTGCAGATTGCAGCAGACCTTCAATCCCCTGTTTTTCTAGCTATCTGCTGCATTCCACGCACGCCACGCCAAGTACGTTTAACAGTTGATGCATGTATGCGTCAGGTGGAAAAGCGCGGATGCAGCGTGGCAGGTGTCTTTATTACTGGTCTAGATACTCAGAATACTGAAAAAGCTGAAGGTATAAGCAGCGAATTAGCTGGTTTATCCGTGCCTCATTGGGTTATTCCTGCTCATGCCTGCAAAACTGCTGAAGATATGCCAGGCGCTCTGAGCGTTTTTGAAGGTACAGCTCCAACTTCTGAAGTTCTCGCAGCTTTAGACGTACCTTTCACCACACCGACCACACAGTACACATTCCAGGCTCAACTGCTCACTAAGGCTGCCGCGGATAAGCAGACTATCGTTCTTCCTGAAGGCGAAGAGGATCGCATTATTCAAGCAGCCGATTATTTGCTTGAGCGTGATATTGTCAATCTGATTATTGTTGGTAACCAAGAATCAATCATAGAGCGCGCACAACAGCTTGATTTACAGAGCATAAGCAAGGCTCGTTTCCAGTCTATGGATGATCCAACAGTTCTGGAACCTATGATTGCCAAGCTAGTTGAGCTGCGCGGACATAAGGGCATGACTGAAGAGAAGGCTCGTACAACACTTGCTGACCCTTCCTACTTTGGCACAATGCTTGTGGTGCTCGGTCAAGCAGATGGCTTGGTATCAGGTTCAGTTAATTCCACAGCAAATACCGTACGCCCAGCTTTGCAAGTGATTAAAACAAAGCCTGGTCAATCCTTGGTATCTGGTGCGTTCCTGATGTGCTTTGAAGATCACGTAGCAGTTTTTGCTGATTGCGCTATTAACTTGAATCCAAATGCTGACCAGCTAGCTCAAATAGCTCTGCAATCCGCTCAGACAGCACGTTCATTCGGACTTGAGCCACGTGTGGGAATGCTCTCCTACTCAACACTTGGTTCTGGCTCTGGACCAGACGTTGATCTTGTTACAGAAGCTACAGAAAAACTCACTGCTATGGATCCTGAGCTGTCGGTTGTTGGCCCAATCCAGTTTGACGCTGCATGGTCACCAGAAGTGGCTCGCACAAAGGCGAAAGGCAGCGATGTAGCCGGTCACGTCAATGTTTTCGTATTCCCTAGCCTATCTGCCGGAAATATTGGATATAAAGCTGTTCAACGTTCGTCTGGTGCTCTAGCTATTGGACCAGTTTTGCAAGGCCTGAATAAACCAGTCAACGATTTATCACGCGGTGCAACGGTCAACGACATCATTAACACGATTGCTCTTACTGCCGTATACGCCAGCCAAGATAAATAA